The following proteins are co-located in the Echinicola sp. 20G genome:
- a CDS encoding DUF1015 domain-containing protein — protein MAEILPLKAWRYHPRYTDSLEQLTSPLFDVVSPAQLDLLYTNPINSIHFTLPNKENTVQETSSLLKNWKDQGVIIQDQLPGIYVYYQYFRLPGSSKEHCRKGFVIHIRAYDWDEKQILRHENTIAHSVTERVNLLNATEIQSSPTHGLYEDASFSLEGYMDESIKNPIYDLKDYQGVREVLSVITDATIIARFISFMKDKKIILADGHHRLQAAISYKHQCAKSNKNHNGNEGYNYHMMYLTNSRSNNLKILPTHRLVKKLGSSRETVLDKSKKYFDIETIYDADEIDPMNLQQKWSFILLFREQAYLIVLKENKINEFNSALPEAVKNLDLSVLHYFFVDKVLGIPFRKQRFDDNLLYEKNLLRCQHKVADKEVDLAIITREILMEEVMAVCHSGHTLPQKSTYFYPKTLSGLLFGSVKSEEFNYPYSKYFNP, from the coding sequence ATGGCTGAAATATTACCGCTAAAAGCTTGGAGGTACCATCCCAGATATACTGATTCTTTGGAGCAGCTTACTTCCCCCCTATTTGATGTAGTTTCTCCAGCCCAATTAGATTTACTGTATACAAACCCCATCAATAGTATTCACTTTACACTGCCAAATAAAGAGAATACAGTGCAGGAAACATCTTCTTTGTTGAAAAACTGGAAGGATCAGGGCGTGATCATCCAAGATCAACTTCCTGGAATATATGTTTATTACCAGTATTTCAGACTTCCCGGATCATCAAAAGAACATTGCCGAAAAGGTTTTGTCATTCACATCAGAGCTTACGACTGGGATGAAAAGCAAATACTCAGGCATGAAAACACCATAGCCCATTCAGTAACTGAAAGAGTCAACCTCTTGAACGCCACAGAAATCCAGTCAAGTCCAACTCATGGTTTGTATGAAGATGCCTCATTTTCATTAGAAGGCTACATGGATGAATCCATTAAAAACCCAATATATGATTTGAAGGATTACCAAGGGGTGAGGGAAGTTTTATCCGTAATCACAGATGCTACAATTATTGCACGCTTTATATCCTTTATGAAGGACAAAAAAATTATTCTGGCTGATGGACATCACCGATTGCAGGCAGCCATTTCTTACAAACATCAGTGTGCTAAATCAAACAAAAATCACAATGGAAATGAGGGCTACAATTATCATATGATGTACTTGACCAACTCTCGGTCAAATAACTTAAAAATCCTTCCAACTCATCGCTTAGTCAAAAAATTAGGGAGCTCCAGAGAAACCGTCTTAGATAAAAGCAAAAAATATTTTGACATTGAAACTATTTATGACGCTGATGAAATCGACCCCATGAATTTACAACAGAAATGGTCTTTCATATTACTATTTCGAGAACAAGCATATTTGATTGTCTTAAAGGAAAACAAGATAAATGAATTTAACAGTGCTCTTCCAGAAGCAGTTAAAAACTTGGATTTATCCGTCCTTCACTATTTCTTTGTGGACAAAGTTTTAGGTATTCCATTTAGAAAACAACGTTTTGATGATAATCTGCTGTATGAAAAAAACTTGCTCCGTTGCCAACATAAAGTAGCTGACAAAGAAGTAGACCTAGCCATCATAACGCGCGAAATCCTAATGGAAGAAGTAATGGCCGTTTGTCATTCAGGTCATACATTACCTCAGAAATCAACCTACTTTTATCCAAAAACTTTATCCGGATTGCTCTTTGGCTCGGTTAAAAGTGAAGAATTCAATTATCCATATTCAAAATATTTCAATCCTTGA
- a CDS encoding Maf family nucleotide pyrophosphatase, whose protein sequence is MKTLLPNKKIILASKSPRRQELLKGLDLIFDTKLKDVNEDFPANLPDNEVAAFLAEKKAMAFENDLNEDEILITSDTTVLIDKKVLNKPKDKDEAIHMLKQLSGNIHHVITGVCIFDKTKKVVFDDMTEVHFKHLSMEEMEYYIDKYHPFDKAGSYGIQEWIGYAAVDKIIGSFYTVMGLPVHRIYEELKNW, encoded by the coding sequence TTGAAAACCTTACTTCCCAATAAAAAAATTATCCTAGCCTCTAAATCTCCCAGAAGACAAGAGCTTCTAAAAGGTCTTGACTTGATATTTGACACAAAACTAAAAGATGTAAATGAGGATTTTCCAGCCAATTTACCAGATAACGAAGTGGCAGCTTTTTTAGCTGAAAAGAAAGCTATGGCCTTTGAAAATGACTTGAATGAGGATGAGATTTTGATTACTTCAGATACGACTGTTCTTATTGACAAAAAGGTATTAAACAAACCAAAAGATAAAGATGAAGCCATCCACATGTTGAAGCAACTATCTGGGAACATTCACCACGTCATTACAGGTGTTTGCATCTTTGATAAAACCAAAAAAGTAGTCTTTGATGATATGACAGAAGTGCACTTCAAACACTTAAGCATGGAAGAAATGGAGTATTATATTGACAAATACCATCCATTTGACAAAGCAGGCTCATACGGGATTCAAGAATGGATTGGCTATGCGGCCGTGGACAAAATAATAGGATCATTTTATACGGTAATGGGACTTCCTGTTCATCGCATATATGAAGAGTTAAAAAACTGGTAG
- a CDS encoding DUF1080 domain-containing protein, with the protein MKNLKYYLLLIPIVVVLTAGGFDVKKIKLFNGKDLSGWTIYGTEKWYVEDGLLICESGPDKGYGYLGTDEHYKDFELELEFKQSADGNSGVFIRSTVEGTKVSGWQVEVAPPGHDTGGIYESYGRGWLVKPDPEKDKALKFGEWNKMKIRVEGDRVISWLNGTEMVDFSDAKIGAGEGGICLQIHDGGGIKVAWRNIKLKEL; encoded by the coding sequence ATGAAAAACCTAAAGTATTACCTATTACTAATTCCAATTGTGGTTGTCTTGACAGCCGGTGGCTTTGATGTAAAGAAAATTAAGCTTTTTAATGGAAAAGATTTGAGTGGATGGACAATCTACGGTACTGAAAAATGGTACGTGGAAGATGGCCTTTTGATTTGCGAAAGTGGTCCAGATAAAGGTTATGGCTATTTAGGAACAGATGAGCATTATAAGGATTTTGAACTAGAGCTGGAATTCAAGCAAAGTGCAGATGGAAATAGTGGTGTGTTTATTCGTTCTACAGTAGAAGGTACAAAAGTATCAGGTTGGCAAGTTGAGGTAGCTCCTCCTGGTCACGATACGGGTGGCATTTACGAATCCTATGGGAGGGGATGGTTAGTAAAACCAGATCCGGAGAAGGATAAAGCCTTGAAATTTGGTGAATGGAATAAGATGAAGATCCGTGTAGAAGGGGATAGGGTGATCAGTTGGTTAAACGGAACAGAGATGGTTGATTTTTCTGATGCTAAAATCGGAGCAGGTGAAGGAGGTATATGTTTGCAGATTCATGATGGTGGTGGAATCAAAGTCGCTTGGAGAAATATTAAATTAAAAGAACTTTAA
- a CDS encoding DUF1080 domain-containing protein: MKKRTLSIFALVAIMAACDSGKKETTSEETVEVTAPEVETPKENSLTSEEKAEGWQLLFDGKSAEGWRGYNQDVLPEGWIIEDGLFVALGKGGDIGGDVVYGTEEFGEFELKLEWKIAEGGNSGIFYHVVDEDTHEAPYYTAPEYQVIDQIGFPQKLEMWQSIGADYGMYTPDFEGAVKPAGEWNTTRIVFTEDNAEYYLNGKKTVSFDPWSEDWEKRKTEGKWKDYPDYGVAKTGYIGLQDHGAKTWYKNIKIRKL; encoded by the coding sequence ATGAAAAAGAGAACACTAAGTATTTTTGCTTTGGTGGCTATAATGGCAGCCTGCGATAGTGGTAAAAAAGAAACCACCTCGGAAGAGACTGTTGAAGTCACTGCTCCAGAAGTGGAGACGCCAAAAGAGAATTCCTTGACTTCAGAGGAAAAAGCAGAAGGATGGCAATTACTATTTGATGGGAAGAGTGCGGAAGGCTGGAGAGGTTATAACCAGGATGTCTTGCCTGAGGGATGGATTATTGAAGATGGCCTTTTTGTAGCTTTAGGAAAGGGAGGCGATATTGGAGGAGATGTGGTTTATGGGACGGAAGAGTTCGGTGAATTCGAATTGAAATTGGAATGGAAGATTGCAGAAGGCGGAAATAGTGGGATCTTTTATCATGTAGTTGACGAAGATACTCATGAGGCACCTTATTATACTGCTCCAGAGTATCAGGTTATTGATCAAATTGGTTTTCCTCAAAAGTTGGAGATGTGGCAGTCAATTGGAGCTGATTATGGAATGTACACGCCAGATTTTGAAGGAGCGGTCAAGCCAGCAGGAGAATGGAATACTACTAGGATCGTGTTTACTGAAGATAATGCAGAATATTATTTAAATGGAAAGAAAACTGTTTCTTTCGACCCTTGGTCTGAAGATTGGGAAAAGAGAAAGACTGAAGGAAAATGGAAGGATTATCCTGATTACGGTGTAGCGAAGACTGGTTACATTGGCCTTCAAGATCACGGTGCAAAAACCTGGTATAAAAATATTAAGATTAGAAAACTATGA
- a CDS encoding helix-turn-helix domain-containing protein codes for MLLGKNLKYLRKGKQMTQENLSDQLGIKRTMISAYEDGRSEPKLSTLKLIGDIFSVSLDELLYHDIEKKGRKATQKKDIKILTISLDNEENENITMIPQKASAGYLNGYADPEFVQQLPQFHLPNLSKNATYRAFEINGDSMLPLPSGTVVIGVYVEQLTDIKSGKTYILVSETEGVVYKRVFNYLEENGKLFLVSDNEMYKPYEIPGEDVKEVWEAKAFISTDFPNPKDRNKPVTLEDIADMISELKNNIVKSK; via the coding sequence ATGTTACTAGGGAAGAACTTGAAGTACCTGAGGAAAGGCAAGCAAATGACACAAGAGAACCTTTCGGATCAGCTTGGGATCAAAAGAACCATGATCTCTGCTTATGAAGATGGAAGGTCGGAACCCAAATTGTCGACGTTAAAATTGATCGGAGATATTTTTTCTGTTTCTTTGGATGAGCTGCTTTATCATGACATAGAAAAAAAAGGTCGCAAAGCCACTCAGAAGAAAGATATAAAGATTTTGACTATTTCTTTGGATAACGAGGAAAATGAGAATATCACGATGATCCCTCAGAAAGCATCTGCGGGGTATCTTAATGGCTATGCTGATCCAGAGTTTGTTCAACAACTTCCTCAATTCCACTTGCCCAACCTTTCTAAAAATGCTACTTATAGGGCCTTCGAAATCAATGGGGACAGTATGCTGCCTTTGCCTTCTGGAACTGTTGTTATTGGTGTCTATGTTGAGCAGCTGACTGATATTAAGAGTGGGAAGACGTATATTTTGGTTTCAGAAACTGAAGGGGTGGTTTATAAGCGGGTTTTTAATTATTTGGAAGAAAATGGAAAGCTTTTTTTGGTCTCCGACAACGAGATGTATAAGCCTTATGAAATACCAGGAGAGGATGTCAAAGAAGTATGGGAGGCCAAAGCTTTTATCAGTACTGACTTTCCAAATCCCAAGGATAGAAATAAACCTGTGACTTTGGAGGATATTGCTGATATGATTTCTGAATTGAAGAATAATATTGTAAAGTCTAAATAA
- a CDS encoding TonB-dependent receptor domain-containing protein — translation MRPINRFLLLFFFLTPFWTQAQINISGQIVNEEDREPLLFAQVALFEAGSENTITYTQSDENGKFTLDTKSGNYDIRVFLIGYENKKLENLAINEDKDLGQIALVSEQEELDEVVVQSSTIPMRTDVEGIVITPEQNLANVGGTLLDILRNTPSVSVSDDGSISLRGSSGTNVLINGRNSSLTQNLDQIPASAIEQIKVINNPNARYDAEAEGGVINIILKKGENMGTHGGVELTYGTRNRLNTGARVNHTTAKYSVYAGYNYRDWKGRGERTTFREIYEDNEILNQNNQSSETRKNHNFNYGADYYFGKNVLSYQGVYNTGDDYENNTLYSNLSDGTTDDLILQYVRRNIESESDDGYDNALIYERTFDDKNRELKISANNSYQNQYKIQNIDIFRNATEPLPEDLNGQERAFTDEKRYTTVIQADYVHPINEKVKLEMGLKSTFRKFDNDYQYYQFSESENDFVENTDISNHFLYKDQIHAAYFIYSRTSEKFDFTLGTRAEQTHVEGLLYNTNELNEQDYLNLFPSVQALYKLDDENSFKFTYSRRIDRPTAWRLNPFPDITDSLSVRRGNPNLQPEMIDSFELGHMVNFENASLTTNLFYRYVDGVLDYITMVEDGISYQQPENLNSGQSYGLEFIGIADITPWWNLNGSISLFQSRVDGSNLGEEFVSKGFAWNSKLTTDFKLPLDFTLQLVGDYESPEIEAQGRDFARYSMDATLLKNFLEDKLSLSVSVRDVFNTRNFGGYNQSNDFYQEFRAEWESRIALFSARYNF, via the coding sequence ATGAGACCTATTAACCGATTCTTACTTTTATTTTTCTTCTTGACACCATTTTGGACACAAGCTCAGATTAACATTAGCGGGCAAATTGTGAACGAAGAGGACAGAGAGCCTCTATTGTTTGCCCAAGTAGCGCTTTTCGAGGCTGGCAGTGAAAACACAATTACTTACACTCAATCTGACGAAAACGGGAAGTTTACACTTGACACCAAAAGTGGTAATTATGACATCAGGGTATTTCTGATTGGATATGAAAACAAGAAGTTGGAAAACCTGGCAATCAATGAGGACAAAGACCTAGGGCAAATCGCTTTGGTTTCTGAACAAGAAGAGCTTGATGAAGTAGTAGTTCAGTCCAGCACTATCCCAATGAGAACCGACGTGGAAGGCATCGTGATTACTCCCGAACAAAACTTGGCCAATGTTGGAGGTACCCTTTTGGACATTTTGAGAAACACTCCTTCCGTCAGTGTCTCTGACGATGGCTCAATTTCCCTGAGAGGAAGTTCAGGGACGAATGTACTTATTAATGGACGTAATTCTTCTTTGACCCAAAATTTGGACCAAATCCCGGCCAGTGCTATTGAACAAATTAAGGTTATCAATAATCCCAATGCCCGATATGATGCTGAAGCGGAAGGTGGTGTCATCAATATTATATTGAAAAAAGGGGAAAATATGGGGACACATGGTGGCGTTGAATTAACCTATGGCACCAGAAACCGACTCAATACCGGAGCACGCGTCAATCACACCACAGCTAAATACAGTGTCTATGCTGGCTATAATTATAGAGACTGGAAAGGCCGTGGAGAAAGAACCACTTTCAGGGAGATTTACGAGGACAATGAAATCCTCAACCAAAACAATCAATCTTCAGAAACCCGTAAAAACCATAATTTCAATTATGGAGCTGATTACTATTTCGGCAAAAACGTATTGAGTTATCAAGGGGTATACAATACTGGTGATGATTACGAAAACAACACCTTATATTCCAACCTTTCTGATGGCACCACTGATGATTTGATCCTACAATATGTCAGAAGAAATATCGAGTCGGAATCCGATGATGGGTATGATAATGCCTTGATATATGAAAGAACCTTTGATGATAAGAACCGGGAACTTAAGATCAGTGCCAATAATTCCTATCAGAACCAATACAAAATCCAAAATATTGACATTTTTAGAAATGCTACTGAGCCATTGCCCGAAGACCTGAATGGTCAAGAAAGGGCATTTACTGACGAGAAGCGCTACACCACAGTGATACAAGCGGACTATGTTCACCCTATAAATGAAAAAGTAAAACTTGAGATGGGATTAAAATCAACTTTTAGAAAGTTTGATAATGACTACCAATATTACCAATTTTCTGAAAGCGAGAATGATTTTGTAGAAAACACTGATATCAGCAACCATTTTCTATACAAAGATCAGATTCATGCTGCCTATTTTATTTATTCTAGGACTTCAGAAAAATTTGATTTTACCTTAGGTACAAGGGCCGAGCAAACCCATGTAGAAGGGTTGCTTTACAATACCAATGAGCTTAATGAGCAAGATTACCTCAACCTTTTCCCAAGTGTGCAAGCATTATATAAGCTTGATGATGAAAATTCATTCAAGTTTACCTATAGCCGGAGAATTGACCGACCAACAGCCTGGAGATTAAACCCTTTCCCTGACATTACAGACTCTTTGAGTGTAAGAAGAGGTAATCCCAATTTACAACCTGAAATGATTGATTCATTTGAATTGGGTCATATGGTGAATTTTGAAAATGCCAGCCTTACAACCAACCTATTCTATCGCTATGTAGATGGTGTATTGGATTACATTACCATGGTGGAAGATGGTATTTCTTATCAGCAACCTGAAAACCTAAATTCAGGACAATCTTATGGATTGGAATTTATAGGAATAGCTGACATTACCCCATGGTGGAACCTTAACGGAAGTATATCACTCTTCCAAAGTAGAGTAGATGGTTCTAATTTAGGAGAGGAATTTGTAAGCAAAGGCTTTGCTTGGAATTCCAAATTGACCACTGATTTTAAACTACCTCTTGATTTTACTTTACAACTTGTCGGAGATTATGAATCACCCGAGATAGAAGCACAAGGGAGAGATTTTGCAAGGTACAGTATGGATGCCACATTGCTCAAAAACTTTTTGGAAGACAAACTCAGCCTATCCGTTAGTGTTCGAGATGTCTTCAACACCAGAAATTTTGGGGGATACAATCAATCTAATGACTTCTACCAGGAATTTAGGGCTGAATGGGAAAGTAGGATCGCGCTTTTCAGCGCTCGATATAATTTCTAG
- a CDS encoding Tex family protein, with protein sequence MNINHYLKIAEELNVRQKQVSDTIELLDEGATVPFISRYRKEVTGSLDEVQVAAIRDRVQQLRDLDKRREAILKSIKDQEKLTPELEEKINGAETMSVLEDLYLPYKPKRRTKATIAREKGLEPLATRIFEQESIDLEAEANAFVNEENEVANVEDALQGARDIIAEWVNENAELRKKMRDLFINEGKFVSKVIPGKETEAIKYKDYFEWTEPIKTAPSHRVLAMRRGEKELFLMLDSCPEELDAVGLMESMVVTGNNTSSEQVKLAIKDCYKRLMKPSMETEVRLYTKKKADEDAIKVFGENLRQLLLGAPLGEKSVMAIDPGFRTGCKLACLGPQGQLLHYDAIYPNEPQRKTAESAALVKHLVDLHKVEAIAIGNGTASRETEQFFKSIGLPKEVLIVMVNESGASIYSASDVAREEFPDLDLTIRGAVSIGRRLMDPLAELVKIDPKSIGVGQYQHDVDQTALKSSLDDTVMSCVNGVGVEVNTASKQLLTYVSGLGPSLAQNIVNYRNENGPFKSREDIKSVPRLGDKAFEQAAGFLRINNGHNPLDRSAVHPESYLLVQKMASDIGTSVTDLMKSEELRSKVVLKNYVTETVGLPTLKDIMDELAKPGRDPRETFEVFSFQEGVNEMKDLKTGMKLPGIITNITNFGAFVDIGVHQDGLVHLSHLADRYISDPNEVVTVNQKVEVTVMEVDLNRKRIGLSMKSDPFAERGKGKTDGGNRERRREREKEPEGDLAAKLAMLKGKFGK encoded by the coding sequence ATGAATATCAATCATTATCTAAAGATCGCCGAAGAGCTAAATGTCAGGCAAAAACAAGTGTCAGATACCATTGAATTATTGGATGAAGGAGCAACAGTGCCTTTTATTTCAAGGTATCGTAAGGAAGTTACCGGCTCATTGGATGAAGTACAAGTAGCAGCCATCAGGGATCGTGTGCAGCAGCTTCGCGATTTAGATAAAAGAAGAGAAGCAATTTTGAAGTCCATAAAGGACCAAGAAAAACTTACTCCTGAATTGGAAGAAAAAATCAATGGGGCAGAGACGATGTCTGTTTTGGAGGATCTTTATCTACCGTATAAGCCAAAGAGAAGAACCAAGGCTACCATTGCAAGAGAAAAAGGCCTTGAACCGTTGGCTACCAGGATTTTTGAACAAGAATCCATTGATTTGGAAGCTGAGGCAAATGCTTTTGTCAACGAAGAAAACGAAGTGGCCAATGTGGAGGATGCTCTTCAAGGAGCCAGGGATATTATTGCGGAGTGGGTGAATGAGAATGCTGAGTTGAGAAAGAAAATGCGTGATTTATTCATCAATGAAGGGAAATTTGTATCTAAGGTCATTCCTGGAAAAGAAACTGAGGCCATCAAATACAAGGACTATTTTGAATGGACTGAGCCAATCAAAACAGCTCCTTCCCACCGGGTTTTGGCCATGAGAAGAGGAGAGAAGGAACTGTTCCTGATGTTGGATTCTTGTCCAGAAGAATTGGATGCTGTCGGACTGATGGAAAGCATGGTAGTAACTGGAAACAACACTAGTTCGGAGCAAGTGAAGTTGGCCATCAAGGATTGTTACAAAAGGTTGATGAAGCCTTCGATGGAGACTGAAGTGCGGCTCTATACCAAGAAAAAGGCAGATGAAGATGCTATTAAGGTTTTTGGAGAAAACTTGCGTCAGCTCTTGCTGGGTGCGCCATTAGGGGAGAAATCTGTTATGGCTATAGATCCAGGGTTTAGAACAGGATGTAAGTTAGCCTGCTTGGGCCCACAAGGCCAGTTGCTGCATTATGATGCCATTTATCCAAATGAACCTCAAAGAAAAACTGCTGAATCGGCAGCTTTGGTCAAGCATTTGGTAGACCTGCATAAGGTCGAGGCAATCGCCATAGGAAACGGAACTGCCAGTAGAGAGACAGAACAGTTCTTTAAGTCAATAGGTTTGCCTAAAGAGGTTTTGATCGTGATGGTGAATGAAAGTGGGGCATCTATTTATTCTGCTTCTGATGTAGCAAGGGAAGAGTTTCCTGATCTGGATTTGACCATCAGAGGAGCAGTATCTATAGGGCGAAGGTTGATGGATCCATTGGCCGAGTTGGTAAAGATCGATCCTAAATCAATCGGTGTTGGACAGTATCAGCATGATGTGGACCAGACCGCATTGAAGAGCTCTTTGGATGATACTGTAATGAGTTGTGTGAATGGAGTAGGGGTAGAGGTCAATACAGCTTCCAAACAATTGTTGACTTATGTTTCTGGACTTGGACCGTCATTGGCACAAAATATTGTCAATTATAGAAATGAAAACGGGCCATTCAAGAGCCGTGAAGATATCAAGAGTGTTCCGCGTTTGGGGGACAAAGCCTTTGAGCAAGCTGCAGGCTTTTTGAGGATTAATAATGGTCATAATCCTTTGGACCGAAGTGCGGTACACCCAGAGAGTTATTTATTGGTACAAAAAATGGCTTCGGATATTGGGACCAGTGTGACCGACCTGATGAAAAGTGAAGAATTGCGATCTAAAGTGGTATTGAAAAATTATGTCACCGAAACGGTAGGACTTCCGACGTTAAAGGATATCATGGATGAATTGGCCAAGCCGGGTCGTGACCCTAGAGAAACCTTTGAAGTTTTTAGCTTTCAGGAAGGTGTCAACGAAATGAAGGACCTTAAGACAGGAATGAAACTTCCAGGTATCATTACGAATATTACCAATTTTGGGGCTTTTGTAGATATTGGAGTTCACCAAGATGGATTGGTGCATTTGAGCCATTTGGCAGATCGTTACATTTCTGATCCTAATGAAGTGGTTACGGTGAACCAAAAAGTAGAAGTAACCGTGATGGAGGTAGACTTGAACAGAAAGCGTATTGGATTAAGTATGAAATCCGATCCATTTGCTGAGAGAGGTAAAGGTAAAACAGATGGTGGAAACCGAGAGAGAAGGAGAGAGCGAGAAAAAGAACCGGAAGGAGATTTGGCCGCTAAACTGGCCATGTTGAAAGGGAAATTTGGTAAATAA
- a CDS encoding TlpA disulfide reductase family protein, translated as MNWKKEIKSWAIILGVFAFIYAMGWYAPIVGKIQSIVLSTGLIKPNIDKKNEVGKDFDYSAKFKNLQGELVDMQNYRGKTVFINLWATWCPPCRAEMPHISSLYEKMKEEKGVAFLMVSLDKDAEKAKKYIDDQAFTFPVAHASYGLNASLKHQSIPTTLVISPEGKIIFRQEGMSNFDTEEFREFLKKQQSS; from the coding sequence ATGAACTGGAAGAAAGAAATCAAGAGTTGGGCCATCATTCTTGGCGTATTTGCATTTATTTACGCTATGGGTTGGTACGCCCCCATTGTAGGAAAAATCCAATCAATAGTGCTTTCTACAGGATTGATCAAACCTAATATTGACAAGAAAAATGAAGTGGGGAAAGACTTTGATTATTCTGCCAAATTCAAAAACCTGCAAGGTGAACTAGTGGATATGCAGAACTATAGAGGAAAGACAGTTTTTATTAACCTATGGGCGACATGGTGCCCTCCCTGTCGTGCCGAGATGCCCCATATCTCTTCTCTCTATGAAAAAATGAAAGAGGAAAAGGGTGTGGCTTTCTTAATGGTAAGCCTTGACAAAGATGCCGAAAAGGCAAAAAAATACATTGATGATCAAGCTTTCACTTTCCCTGTAGCACATGCAAGCTATGGACTCAACGCCTCTCTGAAGCATCAGTCCATCCCCACTACCTTGGTCATTAGTCCAGAAGGAAAAATCATTTTTAGACAAGAAGGCATGAGTAATTTTGATACAGAAGAGTTTCGGGAATTCTTGAAGAAACAGCAAAGCTCATAA
- a CDS encoding serine hydrolase: MRKLFSLFALACLFFLSCNSSNKEDDDSVIKLKEKIKERFGSVEGDFAIAFKSLTSDSTSLFLNEKENFHAASTMKTPVMIELYKQVAIGNLSLEDSVDIINEFKSIVDGSPYAMDLNVDSQEGLYQKIGQKTTFRELNYQMITMSSNLATNILIDHLDAKKVTQTMRDMGAADILVLRGVEDLKAYELGMSNTTTAFDLMIIMESIATGKAVSKQASDEMFKVLLGQHFNELIPAHLPDDVIVAHKTGSITGVQHDSGIVRLPNGDQYVLVILSKNLSSADEGVKAIADVSKMIYDFVTKNEKSN; encoded by the coding sequence ATGAGAAAACTATTTTCACTATTTGCTTTGGCTTGTTTATTTTTTCTGTCATGTAATTCTTCCAACAAGGAAGATGATGATTCAGTGATCAAATTAAAAGAAAAGATTAAGGAACGCTTTGGAAGTGTGGAAGGTGATTTCGCAATTGCTTTTAAATCCTTAACCTCAGATTCTACAAGTCTTTTTCTCAATGAAAAAGAGAACTTTCATGCGGCCAGTACGATGAAGACACCAGTGATGATTGAATTATATAAGCAAGTGGCAATTGGTAACCTGTCCTTGGAGGATTCAGTGGATATCATAAATGAATTCAAGAGTATAGTAGACGGAAGTCCATATGCAATGGACCTAAACGTAGATAGCCAAGAAGGTCTGTATCAAAAAATAGGTCAGAAAACCACATTCAGAGAACTCAATTATCAGATGATCACCATGAGCAGTAATCTGGCTACTAATATTTTAATTGACCATTTGGATGCAAAGAAAGTTACCCAGACCATGAGGGATATGGGAGCAGCGGACATTTTGGTTTTGCGAGGAGTGGAAGACCTCAAGGCCTATGAATTGGGTATGAGCAATACAACTACCGCTTTTGATCTGATGATCATTATGGAGTCCATTGCTACTGGAAAAGCAGTGAGCAAGCAAGCCTCTGATGAAATGTTTAAGGTACTGTTGGGTCAGCATTTTAATGAGTTGATCCCTGCTCACTTGCCTGATGATGTCATTGTTGCCCACAAGACAGGATCAATTACTGGTGTTCAACATGATTCAGGAATTGTGAGATTACCCAATGGAGACCAATATGTTTTGGTGATCTTATCAAAAAACTTGTCCAGCGCTGATGAAGGAGTAAAGGCCATAGCTGATGTATCAAAAATGATATATGACTTTGTGACGAAAAATGAAAAGAGCAACTAA
- a CDS encoding RNA polymerase sigma factor has product MQQPDPITVEKEDAYLVRKIKQHDELAYYRLYQKYSSKIYRISRKMDLSHHDAEEIVQDVFLHIWKSRERLDESLSINAYIFTIVKTGVLKKYKKRARFVAYQQYAIPMSQEFSTNTEDKVIFEDLHDFATEAINNLPVKQKEVFVMKNIQHMTAEEIASQLNLSVRTVENQIYRATKSLRKKIETSQGVSYSLVTVLLGLLN; this is encoded by the coding sequence ATGCAACAGCCAGACCCAATAACCGTAGAAAAAGAAGACGCCTATTTGGTGCGAAAGATTAAGCAGCATGATGAGCTGGCTTATTATCGTTTGTACCAAAAGTATTCTTCCAAAATATATAGGATTTCCAGAAAAATGGATCTTTCTCATCACGATGCTGAAGAAATCGTGCAGGATGTTTTTTTGCATATTTGGAAATCCAGAGAGAGGTTAGATGAAAGTCTATCGATCAATGCTTATATTTTTACTATTGTCAAGACAGGGGTATTGAAGAAGTACAAGAAGAGGGCTCGCTTTGTCGCTTATCAGCAATACGCTATTCCCATGAGCCAGGAATTTTCGACTAACACTGAAGACAAGGTGATCTTTGAGGATCTTCATGATTTTGCCACCGAGGCCATCAACAACCTACCTGTAAAACAAAAGGAAGTATTTGTAATGAAGAACATCCAGCACATGACTGCTGAAGAGATTGCTTCTCAGCTTAATCTTTCGGTTCGAACTGTTGAAAATCAGATATATAGAGCGACTAAATCCTTGCGCAAGAAGATTGAAACTAGCCAAGGCGTTTCTTACAGTTTGGTGACTGTCTTATTAGGTTTGCTTAATTGA